In Bryobacteraceae bacterium, the following proteins share a genomic window:
- a CDS encoding tetratricopeptide repeat protein: MSDPRHALAMELFQQAYSLQMSGDLDMAVQLYRRSIELFPTAEAYTFLGWTYSYQGRIEDAIEQCKNAILIDPGFGNPYNDIGAYLIGQNKFDEAIPWLEKAAASTRYEAYHYPWYNLGRAYAGKEMFNKARECFERSLELEPRYHVAKDALARLRALIQ; the protein is encoded by the coding sequence ATGTCCGATCCGCGGCACGCCTTGGCGATGGAACTCTTTCAGCAGGCTTATTCCCTGCAGATGAGCGGCGACCTCGACATGGCTGTACAGCTCTACCGGCGCTCGATCGAACTGTTTCCCACCGCCGAAGCCTACACCTTCCTCGGCTGGACCTACAGCTATCAGGGCCGCATCGAAGACGCCATCGAGCAGTGTAAGAACGCCATCCTCATCGACCCTGGTTTCGGCAACCCCTACAACGACATCGGCGCGTACCTCATCGGACAGAACAAATTCGACGAGGCCATCCCGTGGCTTGAGAAAGCCGCCGCCAGCACGAGGTACGAAGCCTATCACTATCCCTGGTACAACCTCGGGCGCGCCTACGCGGGCAAGGAAATGTTCAACAAGGCGCGCGAATGCTTCGAGCGGTCGCTCGAACTGGAGCCCCGCTACCACGTTGCCAAGGACGCGCTTGCCCGCCTCCGCGCATTGATCCAGTAG
- a CDS encoding DUF3467 domain-containing protein: MNPQQPTKVTLANTADYREHYANSVQCRVNLWDFFLMFGTIQQTAADAVNIHNFQGVYLSPQQAKALANLLNQNITQYEAAFGEIRLEPLPGAPPAPGERTLQ; the protein is encoded by the coding sequence ATGAACCCCCAACAACCGACCAAGGTCACCTTGGCCAACACGGCCGACTATCGCGAGCACTACGCCAATTCGGTGCAGTGCCGCGTGAACCTGTGGGACTTCTTCCTCATGTTCGGCACCATCCAGCAGACGGCCGCGGACGCCGTGAACATCCATAACTTCCAGGGCGTCTACCTGAGTCCGCAACAGGCGAAGGCGCTGGCGAACCTGCTCAATCAGAACATCACCCAGTATGAAGCGGCGTTCGGAGAGATCCGGCTCGAACCGCTTCCCGGGGCGCCGCCGGCGCCGGGCGAACGAACGCTGCAGTAG
- a CDS encoding glycosyltransferase family 4 protein, whose protein sequence is MRICFLCSDYPPGPHGGIGTMTRVLGRALVSAGHNVRVAGVYQPSYPAPDRHQADGIDVWRLREPQRPGGWILARRELWKLVAGWARAGEIDIVEAPDYEGWIALWPDLPVPVVSRLHGSQGYFAAEMAQPPWTLTSRLEQRALLRADAYVSVSRYTAEKTRDLFGLWRGPEQVIYNPVETGSELPPAAERTHDVVFSGTLVEKKGVIPLMRSWPAVRAAVPDAVLHVLGKAGRAPDGRGMVDYLRSLLPPEAVDSVHFHGHVTREVLFRMLSRAGAAVFPSFAEAFAIAPLEAMTCGIPTVYSTRGSGPELIEPGVDGMLVDPGDPPGISAALIGILEDPARAARIGEAGRRKIRERFSMKAILPRNLAFYERMIARKR, encoded by the coding sequence ATGCGAATCTGCTTTCTCTGCTCGGACTATCCGCCAGGTCCGCATGGCGGCATCGGCACCATGACCCGGGTGCTTGGCCGCGCGTTGGTCAGCGCCGGGCACAACGTGCGCGTCGCCGGAGTCTATCAGCCCTCCTACCCGGCGCCGGACCGCCATCAAGCCGATGGCATCGACGTCTGGCGCCTGCGCGAACCCCAACGGCCCGGTGGTTGGATTCTCGCCCGTCGGGAGTTGTGGAAACTCGTCGCCGGATGGGCGCGCGCCGGCGAGATCGATATCGTCGAGGCGCCGGACTACGAAGGCTGGATCGCGCTATGGCCGGATCTGCCGGTTCCGGTGGTGTCGCGCCTGCATGGTTCGCAAGGCTATTTCGCGGCCGAGATGGCGCAGCCGCCCTGGACATTGACCTCGCGCCTGGAGCAGCGCGCGCTCCTCCGCGCCGACGCGTATGTCTCTGTATCGCGCTACACGGCCGAGAAAACCCGAGACCTGTTCGGCCTCTGGCGTGGACCGGAGCAGGTGATCTACAATCCCGTCGAAACCGGCTCGGAACTCCCGCCCGCCGCCGAACGCACGCACGACGTCGTCTTCAGCGGGACGCTCGTCGAGAAGAAGGGCGTGATTCCCCTCATGCGGTCCTGGCCTGCCGTTCGCGCCGCCGTGCCGGACGCCGTTTTGCACGTTCTCGGCAAGGCCGGCCGCGCGCCCGATGGCCGCGGCATGGTCGACTACCTGCGGAGCCTCCTCCCGCCCGAAGCCGTGGACTCGGTCCACTTCCACGGCCACGTCACGCGAGAGGTGCTATTCCGGATGCTCTCGCGCGCCGGCGCGGCCGTGTTCCCGTCGTTTGCCGAGGCGTTCGCCATCGCGCCGCTCGAAGCGATGACCTGCGGCATCCCAACCGTCTACTCGACTCGTGGCAGCGGTCCGGAATTGATAGAACCGGGTGTGGACGGCATGCTCGTCGATCCGGGCGATCCCCCCGGCATCTCAGCCGCGCTGATCGGGATCCTCGAGGATCCGGCCCGCGCCGCGCGCATCGGCGAAGCCGGCCGGCGCAAGATCCGCGAGCGCTTCTCGATGAAGGCGATCCTGCCGCGGAACCTCGCCTTTTACGAGCGTATGATCGCGCGTAAGCGCTAG
- a CDS encoding SMP-30/gluconolactonase/LRE family protein, which yields MPHTFECRPLFVPPDEARRHLPEGPRLLRNQPSADPLLGWVAIQHAPDAKTGSVEVLNLRTLENVSHPLPGRPGFFAETTEPGLVAVGLERDLVLYDLNTRRFRGRRVPVTADERVIINDGMAIPGGLLFGTKHLEFREHVARVYYFDAATGGVIEMPEPQVCSNGKFLFETDDRRRLADICSFRKRVDLYDVDFASGLMDPVRTIADFSATPLFPDGLRPTPDGTGLVVAFYNPEAAEYGVARQIRIDDGAIEAEWRIPGSPRVTCPEIFEMDGAVRVLFTTAVEGMAADIRASSPMAGALFIGETEFDRAPDGPAFLDPSAFAGE from the coding sequence TTGCCCCACACGTTCGAGTGCCGTCCCCTGTTCGTTCCGCCCGACGAAGCGCGGCGGCATCTGCCCGAAGGACCGCGGCTGCTGCGCAACCAACCGTCGGCCGATCCGCTTCTCGGATGGGTGGCGATTCAGCACGCTCCCGACGCGAAGACGGGGTCCGTGGAGGTGCTGAACCTCCGCACGCTCGAGAACGTATCGCACCCGTTGCCGGGCCGTCCCGGATTCTTCGCCGAGACAACCGAGCCGGGGCTGGTCGCGGTCGGGCTCGAACGCGATCTCGTGCTGTACGACCTCAACACGCGCCGGTTTCGCGGACGCCGGGTCCCCGTCACCGCCGACGAGCGCGTCATCATCAACGACGGCATGGCGATCCCGGGAGGTCTATTGTTCGGGACCAAGCACCTCGAATTCCGGGAGCACGTCGCGCGGGTCTACTACTTCGACGCGGCCACCGGCGGAGTGATCGAAATGCCCGAGCCGCAGGTGTGCAGCAACGGCAAGTTTCTGTTCGAGACCGATGACCGGCGGCGGCTGGCCGACATCTGCTCGTTTCGCAAGCGGGTGGATCTTTATGACGTGGACTTCGCGTCCGGCCTGATGGATCCGGTGCGGACGATCGCCGATTTCTCGGCAACGCCTTTGTTTCCCGACGGCCTGCGGCCCACCCCAGACGGGACCGGGCTGGTGGTGGCGTTCTACAATCCGGAGGCCGCGGAGTACGGCGTGGCCAGGCAGATCCGGATCGACGATGGAGCGATCGAGGCGGAATGGCGGATTCCGGGGTCTCCGCGCGTTACCTGCCCGGAGATTTTCGAAATGGATGGGGCCGTGCGCGTGCTCTTTACGACCGCGGTGGAGGGCATGGCAGCGGACATTCGAGCGTCGTCGCCGATGGCCGGGGCGTTATTCATCGGCGAGACGGAGTTCGATCGGGCGCCCGATGGGCCGGCTTTTCTGGACCCGTCGGCGTTCGCGGGCGAATAA
- a CDS encoding Gfo/Idh/MocA family oxidoreductase, whose amino-acid sequence MERRIFMGAATAASAARVWGANDRVSVGLIGAGGRGKFLAAEFKEIGAPVNAVCDVYEANLTGGLKVANTGARGFGQYKKLLEDKQLDAVIVATPDHWHARMTIDAVEAGKDVYVEKPMAHTIDEGFQMIEAVRRTKRIVQVGTQRRSFDIFLEAKQLFDTKVCGSVQLVNSWWYNHTSTPRQPQVEGKVDWKQWLGSAPKRDFDPMRFRNWYWFWDYSGGLLVGQAAHVMDAIMWFMGSTHPVAVTCAANKTQIAQWEVPETAVLTVEYPENYVAVFTLGYKAMRYNAYNDQMKQFHGDKARFDVAREWWALYPESREIEMKPSKTMSKPGTFNSAARAHIRNFLDCVQSRKEPNAPVEAGQATNIVLCMAMDALRGGRRLRWNNATRKVES is encoded by the coding sequence ATGGAACGCCGCATTTTCATGGGAGCGGCCACGGCCGCATCCGCCGCCCGCGTATGGGGCGCGAACGACCGTGTGAGCGTAGGGCTGATCGGCGCCGGTGGACGGGGCAAGTTTCTGGCCGCCGAGTTCAAGGAAATCGGAGCGCCCGTGAACGCCGTCTGCGACGTCTACGAGGCGAACCTGACGGGCGGACTCAAGGTGGCCAACACCGGCGCGCGGGGGTTCGGCCAGTACAAGAAGCTGCTCGAGGACAAGCAGCTCGACGCGGTGATCGTCGCGACGCCGGACCACTGGCACGCGCGGATGACGATCGACGCAGTGGAGGCCGGAAAAGACGTCTACGTCGAGAAGCCGATGGCGCACACCATCGACGAAGGTTTCCAGATGATCGAGGCGGTGCGCCGCACGAAGCGGATCGTGCAAGTGGGCACGCAACGCCGCAGTTTCGACATCTTCCTCGAAGCCAAGCAACTGTTCGACACCAAGGTTTGCGGCAGCGTTCAACTGGTCAACTCGTGGTGGTACAACCACACCTCGACACCCCGCCAGCCGCAGGTGGAAGGGAAGGTCGATTGGAAGCAGTGGCTGGGCTCGGCTCCGAAGCGCGATTTCGATCCCATGCGTTTTCGCAACTGGTATTGGTTCTGGGATTATTCAGGCGGGTTGCTCGTCGGCCAGGCCGCGCACGTGATGGACGCGATCATGTGGTTCATGGGCTCCACGCACCCCGTGGCGGTGACTTGCGCGGCCAACAAGACGCAGATCGCCCAATGGGAAGTGCCCGAAACGGCGGTGCTGACGGTGGAATACCCGGAGAACTACGTCGCGGTGTTCACCCTTGGATACAAGGCGATGCGCTACAACGCCTACAACGATCAGATGAAGCAGTTCCACGGCGACAAGGCGCGGTTCGACGTGGCGCGTGAATGGTGGGCGCTCTATCCAGAGTCCCGCGAGATCGAGATGAAGCCGTCGAAGACGATGTCTAAGCCAGGGACGTTCAATTCCGCCGCCCGCGCCCATATCCGCAATTTTCTGGACTGCGTGCAATCGCGCAAGGAGCCGAACGCACCCGTCGAAGCCGGCCAGGCCACCAACATCGTTCTGTGCATGGCCATGGACGCTCTTCGCGGCGGACGCCGCCTGCGCTGGAACAACGCGACCCGCAAGGTAGAAAGCTGA
- a CDS encoding PQQ-binding-like beta-propeller repeat protein, with translation MPRTILLLLTIAALCLAADWPGWRGALRDGLSAETGLLKEWPKEGPKLLWRVDNAGEGYGAPAVAGGRVYLIANQGLENEYVRALSVEDGKTLWSTRISAVGNPDQAPSYPAARATPVLDDGLLYAFSSDGVLMCLDPASGKVRWRKNTRKDYGGEPGKWAYAESPLIDGAKVVVTPGGAQATMIAFDKKTGAEKWQMAIPGGEAAGYASAVVSEGGGRRQYVQFLAKGTIGVDAGTGKLLWRYDGTSKGPANIPTPLAHGDTIYSTARSLTAGALVRLKASGDGVSAEQVYFERGLPSAIGGAVRVGETLYGTTGEGLVAAEWATGKILWTNESVGTGSVLAAEGRLYVHGEDGGVALVEATPARYREKGRFTPPGSPAHPRGAREKSWAYPVLANGRLYLRDHGVVWCYDVRSR, from the coding sequence ATGCCGCGAACCATTCTTCTTCTCCTCACCATCGCCGCGCTGTGCTTGGCGGCTGACTGGCCCGGCTGGCGCGGCGCCCTGCGCGACGGGTTGTCAGCGGAAACCGGCTTGTTGAAAGAGTGGCCAAAGGAAGGCCCGAAGCTCTTGTGGCGCGTCGATAACGCGGGCGAGGGTTACGGCGCGCCGGCGGTGGCGGGTGGGCGCGTCTACCTGATCGCGAACCAGGGCCTCGAGAACGAGTACGTCCGTGCTCTTTCAGTGGAGGACGGCAAGACTCTCTGGTCCACTCGGATCAGCGCGGTGGGAAATCCGGACCAGGCGCCCTCGTATCCGGCCGCGCGCGCCACGCCTGTCCTGGACGACGGGTTGCTCTACGCGTTCAGCTCCGATGGCGTTCTGATGTGCCTCGATCCGGCATCAGGCAAGGTTCGATGGCGGAAGAACACGCGGAAGGACTACGGCGGCGAACCCGGCAAGTGGGCCTATGCGGAGTCGCCGTTGATCGATGGCGCGAAGGTGGTGGTGACGCCGGGTGGCGCGCAAGCCACGATGATCGCGTTCGACAAGAAAACGGGCGCCGAAAAATGGCAGATGGCGATTCCCGGCGGTGAGGCGGCGGGGTACGCATCCGCGGTCGTGTCGGAAGGCGGCGGCCGCCGCCAGTACGTTCAGTTTCTCGCGAAAGGGACGATCGGCGTCGACGCCGGGACGGGCAAGCTTCTCTGGCGCTACGACGGTACCAGCAAGGGGCCGGCGAACATCCCCACGCCGCTCGCCCACGGCGACACGATCTACAGCACCGCACGCAGCCTCACGGCCGGCGCGCTGGTGCGTCTGAAAGCCTCCGGGGACGGTGTATCCGCCGAGCAGGTCTACTTCGAACGCGGTCTGCCGAGCGCGATTGGCGGCGCGGTGCGGGTCGGCGAGACGCTCTACGGCACGACGGGTGAAGGGCTGGTGGCCGCCGAATGGGCCACCGGGAAGATCCTCTGGACCAACGAGAGCGTCGGGACGGGATCCGTGCTGGCGGCGGAAGGGCGCCTCTACGTCCACGGCGAAGATGGCGGCGTGGCGCTAGTGGAAGCCACGCCTGCCCGCTATCGCGAAAAGGGCCGCTTCACTCCGCCCGGTTCGCCCGCGCATCCCCGAGGGGCGCGCGAAAAATCCTGGGCTTACCCCGTGCTGGCCAACGGGCGGCTCTACCTGCGGGATCACGGCGTCGTCTGGTGCTACGACGTCCGGTCCCGGTAG
- the purN gene encoding phosphoribosylglycinamide formyltransferase: protein MNRNLGILLSGRGSNFQAIAKAIGEGRLDARLAVVISNKPEAPGLDIARSLGVAAVAIPSKGMDRESHDRLLIAELRSRDVGLVCLAGYMRLLSAGFIRAFPNRVLNIHPSLLPAFPGLDAQHQAWEYGVKLAGCTVHIVDEHLDHGPIVAQAAVDALPGDSSETLAARILAEEHKIYSEAIGLILSGQWRMEGRRVIPTQEGEET, encoded by the coding sequence ATGAACCGGAACCTCGGCATCCTGCTTTCCGGCCGCGGCTCGAACTTCCAGGCGATCGCGAAGGCGATCGGAGAAGGACGCCTGGACGCCCGTCTCGCGGTGGTCATCTCGAACAAGCCGGAGGCTCCCGGGCTCGACATCGCGCGGTCCCTCGGCGTGGCCGCGGTGGCAATCCCGTCGAAGGGCATGGACCGCGAATCGCACGACCGTTTGCTGATCGCCGAACTGCGATCCCGCGATGTGGGCCTGGTGTGCCTCGCCGGTTACATGCGCCTGTTGAGCGCCGGGTTCATCCGTGCGTTTCCGAATCGCGTGCTGAATATTCACCCCTCGCTGCTGCCGGCTTTCCCGGGGCTGGATGCCCAACACCAGGCCTGGGAGTACGGCGTGAAGCTCGCCGGATGCACGGTGCATATCGTCGATGAGCATCTCGATCACGGCCCCATCGTGGCGCAGGCGGCCGTGGACGCGCTGCCGGGCGACTCGTCGGAGACGCTTGCCGCGCGGATCCTCGCCGAGGAGCACAAGATATACAGTGAAGCTATCGGACTCATCCTGTCCGGCCAGTGGCGCATGGAAGGGCGCCGCGTCATCCCTACACAAGAAGGAGAAGAGACATGA
- a CDS encoding Fic family protein → MRLPLSLDPRRIQKTGAPITTMWLLGDCQEARGKQDLWATQKPEILDVLREQAMIQSIESSNRIEGVTVDARRLRPLVIGRSRPRDRSEEELAGYRAALDWIFGLRRPPDITPELILHLHRMAQSSNDAGKWKERNNEIVEIPPSGEPVVRFAPLSARRTPAAVEALCARYHSSIEARTVPPLLLIATFVLDFLCIHPFRDGNGRVSRLLTSMLLMGERFEAPRFVSLERLVEDPKSEYFRVLKTCSQDWRHGRNEMLPWWNYFLAVLKNAYREFARQVETAGARPSKGSLVRQTALMQLEPFTLAALGAQVPSASPQLIRKELARLKGDGLVRPAGRGRGAVWTVARARKRN, encoded by the coding sequence ATGCGCCTTCCCCTTTCGCTCGATCCGCGGAGAATTCAAAAGACCGGCGCGCCAATCACCACGATGTGGCTGCTCGGAGACTGCCAGGAGGCGCGCGGCAAACAGGATTTGTGGGCCACGCAGAAGCCGGAGATTCTGGATGTGCTCCGGGAGCAGGCGATGATCCAGAGCATTGAGTCTTCGAATCGCATTGAGGGCGTCACCGTGGATGCGCGACGGCTGCGGCCCCTTGTGATCGGGCGCTCCCGGCCACGCGACCGGTCCGAGGAGGAACTCGCCGGGTATCGCGCGGCGCTCGACTGGATTTTTGGATTAAGGCGCCCGCCGGACATCACGCCCGAGTTGATTCTGCATTTGCACCGGATGGCGCAGTCTTCCAACGACGCGGGGAAATGGAAGGAGCGCAATAACGAGATCGTCGAGATTCCGCCATCGGGGGAACCGGTGGTGCGATTCGCGCCGCTTTCGGCGAGGCGAACGCCGGCGGCGGTAGAGGCGCTGTGCGCGCGCTATCACAGTTCGATCGAGGCGCGCACGGTTCCGCCGCTGCTGCTGATCGCGACTTTCGTTCTGGACTTCCTCTGCATCCACCCGTTCCGCGACGGCAACGGACGAGTGTCCCGCCTGCTGACGTCAATGCTGTTGATGGGAGAGCGGTTCGAAGCGCCACGTTTCGTGAGCCTGGAGCGACTCGTGGAAGACCCCAAGTCCGAGTACTTTCGGGTGCTCAAGACGTGTTCGCAGGATTGGCGCCACGGGAGGAACGAGATGCTGCCGTGGTGGAATTATTTCCTGGCCGTGCTGAAGAACGCGTACCGCGAGTTTGCCCGGCAGGTGGAAACGGCCGGAGCGCGGCCGTCGAAGGGGTCGCTCGTGCGGCAGACAGCGCTGATGCAGCTTGAGCCATTCACGCTGGCGGCGCTCGGCGCGCAGGTGCCTTCGGCGAGCCCGCAGTTGATCCGGAAGGAACTCGCGCGGCTCAAGGGAGACGGCCTCGTACGGCCCGCCGGCCGCGGCCGCGGCGCTGTTTGGACGGTCGCACGGGCTCGAAAACGGAATTAG
- a CDS encoding MBL fold metallo-hydrolase, which yields MPFRKCVLTAACAAAAMAQGPGYVDAIPVLERARAAIGADKLRCVRIAGAAYAGIVGQQRESGWNIDWPRGAELVNYWREMNWDARTMVEEFERPPGLNPASWKWGLGWLGGTPLQRERRQRFVVNGAYAWHRDGTGPPVASPPEDAARWQLDLWLNPHGFLKAARLPGANPRAVWRWELGESGRDGNTTVPEKVTVVSITMFGKYRVDATINKENLLQRIHTSAPDPVLGDMNYEHEFSNETYVNLGGGIRFPTVWHHHEGWDDNFGALNVSAGHNAFGGQIADIAANACADAPSVPEPVRAASFPVRVETSRLGAGVYLLGGGTHNSVAVEFKDWVAVIEAPLNEARSLAVIEEVVRLIPNKPIRYLVNTHQHFDHIGGIRTYMHIGATIVTHWKNHEFLRRDVTNYVPRTLEPDMLALWPPTEVTEGYQYEAVRENYVLSDGARNLHMTYVQPLDHAEGMLMAYLPAEKTVVEADLSDRALDGKPSPANRALVRQVRRLGLDVERIVPIHGRPERWDGFAKFVGE from the coding sequence ATGCCTTTCCGCAAGTGTGTGCTCACGGCCGCGTGTGCTGCGGCCGCCATGGCGCAAGGCCCCGGGTACGTCGACGCGATTCCGGTGCTCGAACGGGCTCGCGCCGCCATCGGCGCCGATAAGCTTCGCTGCGTTCGTATCGCCGGCGCGGCGTACGCCGGAATAGTCGGCCAGCAGCGGGAATCCGGATGGAATATCGACTGGCCGCGTGGCGCCGAACTGGTCAACTACTGGCGCGAGATGAACTGGGACGCCCGCACCATGGTGGAGGAGTTCGAGCGGCCCCCCGGGCTGAATCCGGCTTCGTGGAAATGGGGTCTCGGCTGGCTCGGCGGCACGCCGCTGCAGCGCGAGCGCCGGCAGCGTTTCGTCGTGAACGGAGCCTACGCCTGGCATCGCGACGGAACGGGTCCGCCCGTGGCGTCGCCGCCGGAAGACGCGGCGCGTTGGCAACTCGACCTGTGGCTGAACCCTCATGGCTTCTTGAAGGCGGCGCGGTTGCCCGGCGCCAATCCGAGGGCCGTGTGGCGCTGGGAGTTGGGCGAGAGCGGGCGCGACGGAAACACCACCGTTCCCGAGAAAGTCACCGTGGTCTCGATCACGATGTTCGGCAAATACCGCGTGGATGCGACGATCAACAAAGAAAACCTCCTGCAGCGGATCCATACCTCGGCGCCCGACCCCGTGCTCGGCGACATGAATTACGAGCACGAGTTCTCGAACGAAACCTATGTCAATCTCGGCGGCGGCATCCGTTTCCCTACCGTCTGGCACCACCACGAGGGGTGGGACGACAACTTCGGCGCGCTGAACGTCAGCGCCGGCCACAACGCCTTCGGCGGCCAGATCGCCGACATCGCGGCCAACGCGTGCGCCGACGCCCCGAGTGTGCCTGAGCCGGTTCGCGCCGCGTCGTTTCCGGTGCGTGTCGAGACCTCCAGGCTGGGGGCCGGTGTCTACCTCCTTGGCGGCGGAACGCACAATAGCGTCGCGGTGGAGTTCAAGGACTGGGTCGCCGTCATTGAAGCGCCGCTCAATGAAGCGCGCAGCCTCGCGGTGATCGAAGAGGTCGTGCGGCTGATCCCGAACAAGCCCATCCGCTACCTGGTGAATACGCACCAGCACTTCGACCACATCGGCGGCATCCGCACCTACATGCACATCGGAGCCACGATCGTCACGCACTGGAAGAATCACGAATTCCTGCGCCGCGATGTCACAAACTACGTCCCGCGCACGCTCGAGCCGGACATGCTGGCGCTGTGGCCCCCCACAGAGGTCACCGAGGGCTATCAGTACGAAGCCGTCCGCGAGAACTACGTATTGAGCGACGGCGCGCGCAACCTGCACATGACCTATGTGCAGCCGCTCGACCACGCCGAGGGAATGCTCATGGCCTACCTGCCCGCCGAAAAGACGGTGGTCGAAGCCGACCTGTCGGACCGCGCTCTCGACGGCAAGCCGTCGCCCGCGAATCGCGCCCTCGTGCGTCAGGTCCGCCGGCTCGGGCTCGACGTGGAACGGATCGTGCCGATTCACGGCAGGCCGGAGCGTTGGGACGGGTTCGCAAAGTTCGTAGGAGAATGA
- the purM gene encoding phosphoribosylformylglycinamidine cyclo-ligase: protein MNQKKAISYADSGVHIDEADRAVSRIKTLARATFSRNVLTGIGSFGAAYQLRGWKQPVLVSSADGVGTKLKIAFLTGRHSTIGEDLVNHCVNDIMVQGAEPLFFLDYFATGRLSAAVMGEVVEGLARGCASNGCALIGGETAEMPGFYPDGEYDLAGFIVGGVEKKRLLTGSNVRKGDVLLGLPSTGLHTNGYSLARKLIFESGGYSVDSMLPGLGVTVADELLKVHRSYAGPLRLLRKAGLLKAAAHITGGGITDNTPRVLPEGMAAEVQVKSWTVPPIFELLRELGNVPEQDWRRTFNLGIGMILVVAEAKARQATKLLEKAGETVYPIGRVTPQARRGARVVYTA from the coding sequence ATGAATCAGAAAAAAGCGATCTCCTACGCCGACTCAGGCGTCCATATCGACGAAGCCGACCGCGCCGTTTCCCGCATCAAGACGCTCGCCAGGGCCACGTTCTCAAGAAACGTTCTGACCGGCATCGGCAGCTTCGGCGCCGCCTATCAACTTCGCGGGTGGAAGCAGCCCGTCCTGGTGAGTTCCGCCGACGGCGTGGGCACCAAGCTGAAGATCGCGTTCCTCACGGGCCGTCACTCGACGATCGGCGAAGACCTGGTGAACCACTGCGTCAACGACATCATGGTACAGGGCGCCGAGCCGCTTTTCTTCCTCGACTACTTCGCCACGGGCCGGCTTTCGGCGGCCGTGATGGGGGAAGTGGTGGAGGGGCTCGCGCGCGGATGCGCATCGAACGGGTGCGCCCTCATCGGCGGAGAGACGGCGGAAATGCCCGGCTTCTATCCGGACGGCGAGTACGATCTGGCGGGCTTCATCGTGGGCGGAGTTGAGAAGAAGCGGCTGCTCACGGGGTCGAACGTCCGCAAGGGCGACGTGCTGCTGGGGCTGCCCTCCACCGGACTCCACACCAATGGCTACTCGCTCGCGCGCAAGCTGATCTTCGAATCCGGCGGCTATTCCGTGGACTCGATGCTGCCCGGACTCGGGGTTACCGTGGCCGACGAGCTTCTTAAGGTCCATCGCAGCTACGCGGGACCATTGCGTCTGCTGCGAAAGGCCGGGCTTTTGAAAGCGGCGGCGCATATTACGGGCGGGGGCATCACCGACAACACCCCGCGCGTGCTGCCGGAAGGGATGGCCGCGGAGGTGCAGGTGAAATCGTGGACAGTGCCGCCCATCTTTGAATTGCTGCGCGAACTCGGCAACGTTCCCGAACAAGACTGGCGGCGGACGTTCAATCTTGGGATCGGGATGATCCTGGTGGTTGCCGAGGCGAAAGCGCGGCAGGCGACGAAGCTGCTCGAGAAAGCGGGCGAAACGGTCTATCCGATCGGGCGCGTAACACCGCAGGCGAGGCGCGGTGCGCGCGTGGTCTACACGGCATGA